Genomic DNA from Haemorhous mexicanus isolate bHaeMex1 chromosome 20, bHaeMex1.pri, whole genome shotgun sequence:
cagcccctcaGCAGTGGCCCTCACCCCTCGGCCAGATCCCCCCAGTGTTTCCTTCAGCACCATGCCCCGTGCTCTGCACATCCctctgggcactggggcagctctcctggctctgcccctccctgcccaggcagcctGGGAGCCTGAGGAGTCCTTGGCTTAgtgtaagcactgctcagcagcagctgagccatCAGGCTGTTATCAACAGAAGCCTCATCCTGAacccaaacacagctctgaaacAGCTCCTGGGAACAACAAACTGTCCCAGCCAAAGTCACGGACACACAGGAGCTGTTTGTTGTTCCCTGTTCAACTCCCACCAGCCATGCTACCAGTCTCCCTTACAGCCTCCTGCTCTCTCCAAGGCCCTGCCAGATGCAGAATAATTAAGGAACCCCAGCATTGATGTAGAGCTCtattcctgtccctgctgcagacacaaatccagcagcagctctggcaagcagctgcctgtgccagtgcctggagcccagcatgagcagggacaggacagcgGCAcctcccagctggcacagcctgctgtGACCGCTCCCACTCAGCTGAGGGCTTTCCAAGAAGGCAGAGGAaactccttttttattttcacagctttATCCAGTCCATCAAAAACCAGTGGAAGGGTAGCTCCAGGCCCAGTCAGGAAGCAGAACAGATCTTTGCCTTCTGCAGGGGTTTCACAGGCTCCTCCACACTGCCTCCACCCCAATTCTGAGAGAAAAGTTTTAAACCTCAGCTACTTTGGATGTTCTTCCTACAGCATTCCAGAACTGGAGATCCCAGGTTTGTAACCCTGCCATGCTGGAGTGCAGAGGGATTTGCTAAGAACTGACCCTGTGGGGACTGCAGCAGCTTGATTCTGATTTAGTGTGCTTTTCTAGGATCACATTCTCTCTGTCAACAAACCAAAAGCCATTCTGGTGGCCCAGGTCATTTGGTCTTAAAACAAGTAAATGATTAGGAAACATTTCTCCCAGCAGAACCATGTTGTTTACTTGATTCTGTCTCTGTTCAGAGAGGCAGAATTAGTATGTTGTCAAAAACAACACAGGGGTGAGTTCCAAATCTAACAACAAGCTGCAAATTAGAAATTCTGTGTCAAGAAGGACTCAACCAGTCTTTTAATACAAAAACCATCACTACTTCATTGGTAAAATAAACTAGTTCAACACTGGAGACCTGAGTGTGGAGGCTGTGTAGGATGCGTCACCATCTGAATCACCTGTCTGTCTCCTGACAGCCACTGCAAAGTGAAGAAAACTGTCTCTGGTGAGGAACGCCAGGGGAGGTTGAGAAGAGAGATTGGGAGGGGAGTAAGGGACCAGAGCAGAGTGGAATGCTGTAGCAATTATTTCAATAGAatgggctgggcagagcccagagccacaCGGGCAccagaggggacacaggcagcCCCCGGGTCAgtgtgcagcccagcccagcccggcccggcccagctcGGCCCGGCCGAGTCCCGGGGCCCAGCGCGGCCGCACAGCCgcagcagggcccgggcagGCCCTGCCCGGCAGCAAAGGGGGACAGACAGGCCCGGGGCACAGGCACAAACACCGGCCCAGCGTGAGGCGCCGCAGCCGCgtcacctcctcctctgcccGTTTTACTGTCAGGGAGCGACACTGGAGAGCGGGGCGGGGAGCGTGAGGGGAACCACAGCGCTTAAAGGCAAACCAACACAAACAGCGAGGGCCCGTGCTCCCACCGACGGCCCGGCTCCCCTTCCCGGAGCCCTGCCGGGGGCTGCTCCGCCGGGCTGGGCCGCGGCCGGGAGCCCGGTTccagcggcggggccgggccatGGCCGAAGATCGCCGCCCGGGCCGACCCCGCCGGGGAGGGGCCTGCCTTGAGGGCGGGGCCTGTATGCAAATGACACCGCTCTCGCTCCTCGCGGACTGGCGGCTCTCCGCCCCCTCGGGAAATATGCAAACGAGCAGGGTGGATGGGCCAATGGCGTGGCGAAGGAGCGGTTGTATGCAAATGAGCCAGTTATGTGATGTGAGGGGCGGGGCTAGCGCGGCTCCCGGGGGGCGCCGGGAGGGCAccggggatggggggggggggggggaacggACGGGGGGAACCGGGGAGAAGGCAGAACCAACGGACAACCGGGAGGGGAACCGGGGAGAAGGGAGAaccggggggacacggggagggggCCACGGGGAGAACCGGGAGCACCGCGGGGTAAGGGCATCCCGGGTGaacagggaggagaagggagtCCCTGGGGACGCACCGGAGGGCTCCGGGCGGATTGAGGATCAGGGTGCACCGGAGAAATCGAGGCGCACGGAGGCGCTTCGGGGGCACCGGGAGGGTGCAGCGGGACCCGGAGCCCGCAGCGCCGCCTGCCCCGGAGTCGCGGCTGcccccgccccgcagccccccagGCCCGGCGCCCCGTGCCGCCCCGCAGCGCAACTCACCGAGTGACCGGGCACGGGCACAGACACCGGCACCTGCAGCGCCCGCTCGTCCCGCCGCTCCGCCGACTCCCGCCCAGACAAGTTTCGTTTCTCCGCCGAGCCGCCAACTTTCGTTTTTGCAGTCGCGGTccccgcccagccccggcccgccccggccAATCCCGGCCAATCCCGGCCCCGGGCGGCTCCCGGCGGgtcccgccccgcccggcccccatCCCGCCGGGCATCTCTCGGCGTCCTCTCCCGGTACCCCCGGGCAGCCCCCCGCCCACCAGTCCGGGGCAGGACAGGCccggcagcagcagggagggcagccgCGTAGGAGGAGAGCGCTTTGTGCTGGTCCCGACGGCCAAAAGCGGATTCCGCAGTCCAAAGTGGGGGCACGGCAGGTGCCCCATCCCGGATCCGACCGGGACCGAGCCCAAGAcgggctcccagcagccctgccctccgGCAGTGCTCACACGGGTTTGAGCTCACACTCATCCCTAAACAACCAGCCCGTTTTACCCCCATGGCCCCGTTTTCCCCCTCCCGGCACCCCCGTGGTGCAGCAAGGAACTCACAGCTCAGTGCACCCAGGGCAGGACCCGGAGCCCCGGCAGGTGAGTGGCTCCCCGCAGGTGAGTGGCTCCCGGCAGGTGTGTGGCTCCCGGGCAGGAGTGCCGCCCTTCCAGCACCTCTGGCGGCAGGAACTGTGCAGAATGTGCCCTCGGGCTCGGTTCACCCGCACTGCCCCAATTTGCTTTCGGTTTCTATTCCCTGGCACgctcagcagcacccagaagaTAACTCCCCTtcccaaacaaaaggaaaaagctttcCCTCAGGAAGGCAGAGATCACACTGACTCATTAGCAGTTTCTGGTTTATTACACCGAGGGCCATTGAGGGAAGCTGAATTCCCGatctgcccagccccaccaggtGCTGTCCCCATCGCACAGCCTGGTGTCACCGTGCCTGTCCCATCGGCAGAGCCCAGGCCAGGGGTGCACCCCAGGgtgacagcccagcccagaCCCAGGCAGTGCTTGGCACAACACCCCACAGACAAGAGAAGGATAAAAAAGGTAAGGAAGGATAAAAATCAGTAAGGAGCACAATCCCAGATGATTTCCCCCTCCCAGAGGTGGAGGCTGAGCCCCGTGGCCGCTTggagggcagcacagcagccctggaacagctttGAGAGCTCCCCCGTGTCACCACTGGAGCATCCCAGAACATGGAAAAGGTCCAGAATTAAAACAGTCGTTTAAAAAacatcagcagctccctggaggaAGGATGGCTTTGCACTGGTCACTGTGACAAGGAATAGTTTTGTCCCACAGCCcgtgtggggctgggctggtgctgctctgtccACCTTgctgtgggacatggggacagcccaggaggcGCAGGTGGCTGCCAGGGAGGGTGCTGGTGtcactggggtggcacaggacgTTCAGCCCAAGCTGGTCTCACTGGATGAGCCCGGTGCTCTCGGCAGTGCTGGTggggggctctgccctgctgccccccagctccctgcaccgctctgggacaggaggggggaGGCAGAGTCAGGGCAAGGCTcatctcctggctctgcctggcacagagggaattttcttcccaggagctgtttcagagctgtgtttgggtTCAGGATGAGGCTCCTGTTGATAACAGCCTGatggctcagctgctgctgagcagtgcttacacTAAGCCAAGGACTCCTCAGGCTCCCaggctgcctgggcagggaggggcagagccaggagagctgccccagtgcccagagGGATGTGCAGAGCACGGGGCATGGTGCTGAAGGAAACACTGGGGGGATCTGGCCGAGGGGTGAGGGCCACTGCtgaggggctggctgggcatGGCTCAGAGGGTGGTGAGCAAGCACCCTGTGCATCACTGGCTTTGGATACTCCTTTATGGTTATTGTAATTTTCTGTCCTGTTAAACTGCCTTCATCTCAGCCCACGAGCTTTACCTTTCCTCTGATCCTGCCCCACCCCTCTGCAGGGGGAGTGAAGGGCTccgtggggctgagctgctgctgggttgAACCACCAGAGCTCACCATGAATCCCCAAGGCTGGGGAGACCCAGTTTTTGGGAGGGGCTCCAGCTGACCCTCCcaggagcccctgcagcccccactctgctgctctgcagctggacagtCAGATCCCCACGGGTGTCCTCCAGGGCCACACTCATCCCAtcctgggagagcagcccagagcctcacctgcctcctcccagctgggGAAATGCTGGAATCCTTCTAAGTCTGCAGACAGGAGGACTTGGAGAACGGGGTCCTGAGGGCAGAGaaacctgggctgggggagtgCTGGCCACTTCCCACCCCCTggggcagagcccccagccatcccagcacccccagccatcccagcaggagcccccagccatcccagcacccccagccatcccagcaggagcccccagccatcccagcacccccagccatcccagcacccccagccccaagccctcccagcacccccagccatcccagcaggagccccaagccctcccagcacccccagccatcccagcaggagcccccagccctcccagcacccccagccccagctgtgggagGTGAAGGTGCTCGGGATGGTGATGGTGCCACCAGAGGCgaggccagcacagagcccatcAGCCACACCCACACCCTCCCCGGGCCCAGGGTGGCGTGGCCAAGGTCCCACACACCTGCAGGCCACAGAAGGCCAGTGAGAGGCcgtgcctgtgcagctcctgcagcagctctgccagccccagcacggcCGTGTAATCGATGCTGCTGACGTGGCTGCagtccagcagcacagagcgagctggagatgctgctgggagagcacaAGGTGGTGTCCCAACAAGTGCAGAAATGAGCAGCCCGGGGGTCACAGCcctcagagccagggcagggcagggtggggcagCTGTGCTGTCACCGCTGGCACACGCAGTCCTGGGTCTGGGCAACACCTGCCACCCACAGCAGAGTGATGCAGGAGGTGACAGCCGTGTCCCCAGGACAGGCCAGCAGCGCTGTACCTGCCAGAGCACGGCTGCACACCGAGTCCCTCAGGTGCTCCACGGCTGGGAAGTGcaggctgctccccagctgcaccagcagcacGGCCCCCTCAGACacctgcaggggacacagccacagggagctcagggctgtcacctccccaggcagggacagccacacggagctcagggctgtcacctccccaggcagggacagccacagggagctcagggctgtcacctccccaggcagggacagccacagggagctcagggctgtcacctccccaggcagggacagctcccgtgtcactccctgccctcctgggagctgtgggaggagcaggagcccccGTCCCTCAGGGAATCCCTCCTGCACTcagcccagtgccagcagggcagggcagggatgcctccctctcctgctctccagcctgaggatattcccttcctcctgctcctttaACGgggtctctgtgctgtgcccgtgGCAGACTGGGGACAGCAAGAACAGGTCAGGAGCATCCTGcaccccagcacctccctgccctcaggagccccctccccgctccctggccctgccacaTCCCAGGGTGTGAGAAATGGGTTTGTAAGAATTCTCCAAAGCTGACAGAAAGCTCACACAGTCCTGCACAAGTGTATGCAGACTCTGAGATAAGGTGTGCTGGCTTAGGAAGGCCATGGGATAGAGATGACATTGTTGAGAGAGATTGAACTAGAAACAAATTTCAACAAGTTTCAAACGATAGCCTTGCAAAAAGACCAGATATTTTGGAGAATTagaactgtgaaagatgcaCTGCAGCATTACATCGGGTAAAAATGCAAGTGATTGGTGTCAGAAGTACTAGCAGCATTGTGGGGCAAAAGCTAATAGGCTGGAAAACATTTGTAAGGGATTGTAAGCAGGAAATAGGCTGGCTTCTGATGGAACGGCACTGAGTTTCACATCTCTTATGTCTCACCCTTCAGCTGAGACTGATAATGGaataaaatcctttaaaaagcctctcagctgccccatctctgaAAAGCTGGGAGAaccagcaccagggcaggggagaAGCTCACCCTTATTGGGGGCCTGGCGATGGAgtagagcaggagcagccccgaaACCAGCAGCCCAGCCACGATTCCATACTGCACCTCCcagaagcacagcaggaaggtCACACAGAGGGGCACAAGGTCCAGCCCTGCAAGAGAGAGAAGCCAGGCTcgctgtggctgctcctggtgccatAGGGCACTCAGTGACAGTGCCAGCTCTGCGGGCACAGCCGGGTCCTGAGGAATCCACtccgggcaggggctggggcagcttggcttgggaggagctgcaggcgGAGCTCGGGGTGGGGAGGGGCCGTGAACTGTCCCCTCTGCATGACAAAGGACCCGGGAACCCCGGGCAGCCACACGATGGGCACTCAAGATGGGACACAGTGATGGGGCACTCAGTGATGGGACACTCAGAGATGCTCAGAGACCATGATGGGACACTCAGAGACTGATGGGACACTCAGAGACCGTGATGGGACACTCAGAGACCGTGATGGGACACTCAGAGACTGTGATGGGACACTCAGAGACTGATGGGACACTCAGAGACCGTGATGGGACACTCAGAGACCGTGATGGGACACTCAGAGACTGATGGGACACTCAAAAACCGTGATGAGACACTCAAAAACCGTGATGGGACACTCAAAAACCGTGATGGGACACTCAAGACTGTGTTGGGATACTCAGAGACTGTGATGGGACACTCAGAGACTGATGGGACACTCAGAGACTGATGGGACACTCAGAGACTGTGATGGGACACTCAAAAACCGTGATGGGACACTCAAAAACCGTGATGAGACACTCAAAAACCGTGATGGGACACTCAAGACTGTGTTGGGATACTCAGAGACTGTGATGGGACACTCAGAGACTGATGGGACACTCAGAGACCGTGATGGGACACTCAGAGACCTCACCTATACTTTGCATGTCTGTGAGGGGATAAAAGGATAAAAACTCGAGGTGTCATTCTGTTATTGAGCTCTGGCACCATGATTAAAtgtgattaaattattttaaggatCTGCATGTCTGAGACTCACTATGGGAAACCTGGGGTAGAGCTGGAGAGGAGACCTGCCCTGTGTGAGTGGGGcaggggagccctgcaggggctcAGTCCCAGCTCAGGGGGTGAGTGTGACTGCCAGAGTGGCTCCTGGGTGGCTGCACTGGGGGATTGCCCTCTGCCCAGAGATGCCCTCACTCTTAACCCGCCAGAGCGTCCAGAAGATGCCAGCGTCGAACATGGGCACCACGGCCGAGATGATGAGGGCAGCCAGCGCTGCTTTGGGGATGTAACAGAACACAGAGGTGAGGTatgccagggacagcaggaccagggcaccTGTGGGAGAGGGACCCTGAGCCACGGGCACCCCGCACCCAGGGGCACCCCACACCCAGGGGTCCCCCGCACCCAGGGGTCCCCCACACCCAGGGGTCCCAGCACCAGGAGTACCCCACACCCAGGGGTCCCCAACACCCAGGGATCTCCCACACCCACGGGTCTCCCACACCCAGGGGTCCCCCACACCCAGGGGTATCCAACACCCAGGGGTCCCAGCACCAGGAGTACCCCACACCCAGGGGTCCCCCACACCCAAGGGTACCCAACACCCAGGGGTCCCCCACACCCAGGGGTCCccgagggcagggcagggctgtacCTGTGACGAGCCCTCCTGCGGGGGTGCAGACCCCTGACTGAGCATTCACTGCTGTCCTGAAACACAAACCCACCcgtgccaggctgggggctgggggctgggggctgctgctgcccactgccCAGACCCCAGCCAGGAGAACCCCCCGCCCTGTCAGGGAGGAACACGAGTGAGCCCCCGGCTTCCAGGactgcacagca
This window encodes:
- the SLC26A11 gene encoding sodium-independent sulfate anion transporter isoform X2 — its product is MAVVTGLGWAGPSAALSACTEHPGAAGHPEAVLPAGLRDSEEDWGDQGWGRCAGAELSGSAGRAPGHEEPPAPGCPHRTTGCQDQPPDCVDLCHSTQRSRGPVCWPGGLLLPGDGLPALQAHRQHPPGPASLPAPALLPGSAQRHRPLPERGAGHGGRAGRGAAHGAAGDCRHRQGFRCLWGPQALQHLLSASQNGYRIDPNQELLALGVANVLGSFVSSYPITGSFGRTAVNAQSGVCTPAGGLVTGALVLLSLAYLTSVFCYIPKAALAALIISAVVPMFDAGIFWTLWRVKRLDLVPLCVTFLLCFWEVQYGIVAGLLVSGLLLLYSIARPPIRVSEGAVLLVQLGSSLHFPAVEHLRDSVCSRALAGTALLACPGDTAVTSCITLLWVAGVAQTQDCVCQRISSSLCAAGLQPRQQHRLHGRAGAGRAAAGAAQARPLTGLLWPAGPRSPSPPVCRLRRIPAFPQLGGGRAVQGAGGQQGRAPHQHCREHRAHPVRPAWAERPVPPQ
- the SLC26A11 gene encoding sodium-independent sulfate anion transporter isoform X4, translated to MAVVTGLGWAGPSAALSACTEHPGAAGHPEAVLPAGLRDSEEDWGDQGWGRCAGAELSGSAGRAPGHEEPPAPGCPHRTTGCQDQPPDCVDLCHSTQRSRGPVCWPGGLLLPGDGLPALQAHRQHPPGPASLPAPALLPGSAQRHRPLPERGAASQNGYRIDPNQELLALGVANVLGSFVSSYPITGSFGRTAVNAQSGVCTPAGGLVTGALVLLSLAYLTSVFCYIPKAALAALIISAVVPMFDAGIFWTLWRVKRLDLVPLCVTFLLCFWEVQYGIVAGLLVSGLLLLYSIARPPIRVSEGAVLLVQLGSSLHFPAVEHLRDSVCSRALAGTALLACPGDTAVTSCITLLWVAGVAQTQDCVCQRISSSLCAAGLQPRQQHRLHGRAGAGRAAAGAAQARPLTGLLWPAGPRSPSPPVCRLRRIPAFPQLGGGRAVQGAGGQQGRAPHQHCREHRAHPVRPAWAERPVPPQ
- the SLC26A11 gene encoding sodium-independent sulfate anion transporter isoform X5, giving the protein MLSCSPSSLAAFSWPWGSCASDSFWISFPARSSRGSHQLLPSPLASTRSSTQRSRGPVCWPGGLLLPGDGLPALQAHRQHPPGPASLPAPALLPGSAQRHRPLPERGAGHGGRAGRGAAHGAAGDCRHRQGFRCLWGPQALQHLLSASQNGYRIDPNQELLALGVANVLGSFVSSYPITGSFGRTAVNAQSGVCTPAGGLVTGALVLLSLAYLTSVFCYIPKAALAALIISAVVPMFDAGIFWTLWRVKRLDLVPLCVTFLLCFWEVQYGIVAGLLVSGLLLLYSIARPPIRVSEGAVLLVQLGSSLHFPAVEHLRDSVCSRALAGTALLACPGDTAVTSCITLLWVAGVAQTQDCVCQRISSSLCAAGLQPRQQHRLHGRAGAGRAAAGAAQARPLTGLLWPAGPRSPSPPVCRLRRIPAFPQLGGGRAVQGAGGQQGRAPHQHCREHRAHPVRPAWAERPVPPQ
- the SLC26A11 gene encoding sodium-independent sulfate anion transporter isoform X3, whose translation is MAVVTGLGWAGPSAALSACTEHPGAAGHPEAVLPAGLRDSEEDWGDQGWGRCAGAELSGSAGRAPGHEEPPAPGCPHRTTGCQDQPPDCVDLCHSTQRSRGPVCWPGGLLLPGDGLPALQAHRQHPPGPASLPAPALLPGSAQRHRPLPERGAGACGGLRLSNISFQPRRMVTGLTPTRSCWLWVLPMSWAPLSPHTPSRAALAAVNAQSGVCTPAGGLVTGALVLLSLAYLTSVFCYIPKAALAALIISAVVPMFDAGIFWTLWRVKRLDLVPLCVTFLLCFWEVQYGIVAGLLVSGLLLLYSIARPPIRVSEGAVLLVQLGSSLHFPAVEHLRDSVCSRALAGTALLACPGDTAVTSCITLLWVAGVAQTQDCVCQRISSSLCAAGLQPRQQHRLHGRAGAGRAAAGAAQARPLTGLLWPAGPRSPSPPVCRLRRIPAFPQLGGGRAVQGAGGQQGRAPHQHCREHRAHPVRPAWAERPVPPQ